Proteins encoded by one window of Bacillus rossius redtenbacheri isolate Brsri chromosome 3, Brsri_v3, whole genome shotgun sequence:
- the LOC134530439 gene encoding tyramine receptor 1 codes for MESYEDYGEDNSSASYDDNDTRYGGCSEGLPPLYASVLGIALAVPDWEAALTTLTLVLIILLTVVGNVLVILSVFTYRPLRIVQNFFIVSLAVADLTVAILVMPLNVAYSIVGRWVFGIHVCKMWLTCDVLCCTASILNLCAIALDRYWAITDPINYAQKRTLKRVLLMILGVWLLSGVISSPPLAGWNDWPEQFQNDTPCQLTQQQGYVIYSSLGSFYIPLFIMTIVYVEIFIATKRRLRERARASKLNTTSLGQAAAPAKGGDRQDQESVSSETNHNEHPRLEGAAKVKEKKKKGKRRKKEKTSAAGNGVDGKDKCLRPILVTEDSLTDNNDAAECRNSLPADHSNPVPCPKVVEASVTTRRAVPASQFIEEKQRISLSKERRAARTLGIIMGVFVVCWLPFFLMYVIIPFCPKCCPSDKLINFITWLGYINSTLNPIIYTIFNLDFRRAFKQLLHFRP; via the coding sequence ATGGAAAGCTACGAGGACTACGGCGAGGACAACAGCTCGGCGAGCTACGACGACAACGACACGCGCTACGGGGGCTGCTCGGAGGGCCTCCCGCCCCTGTACGCGAGCGTGCTGGGCATCGCGCTCGCCGTGCCCGACTGGGAGGCGGCTCTCACCACGCTCACGCTCGTCCTCATCATCCTGCTCACCGTCGTCGGCAACGTGCTCGTCATCCTCAGCGTGTTCACCTACCGGCCGCTGCGCATCGTCCAGAACTTCTTCATCGTGTCGCTGGCCGTGGCCGACCTCACGGTCGCCATCCTAGTCATGCCGCTCAACGTCGCCTACTCCATCGTCGGCCGCTGGGTGTTCGGCATCCACGTGTGCAAGATGTGGCTCACCTGCGACGTGCTCTGCTGCACCGCGTCCATCCTCAACCTGTGCGCCATCGCGCTGGACCGCTACTGGGCCATCACCGACCCCATCAACTACGCGCAGAAGCGCACCCTCAAGAGGGTCCTCCTCATGATCCTCGGCGTGTGGCTGCTGTCGGGCGTCATCAGCTCCCCGCCGCTGGCCGGCTGGAACGACTGGCCCGAGCAGTTCCAGAACGACACCCCCTGCCAGCTGACCCAGCAGCAGGGCTACGTCATCTACTCCTCGCTGGGCTCCTTCTACATCCCGCTCTTCATCATGACCATCGTGTACGTGGAGATCTTCATCGCGACGAAGCGGCGCCTGCGAGAGCGCGCCAGGGCTTCCAAGCTGAACACGACGAGCCTGGGGCAGGCGGCGGCGCCGGCCAAGGGCGGCGACAGACAGGACCAGGAGTCCGTGAGCAGCGAGACCAACCACAACGAGCACCCGCGCCTGGAGGGCGCCGCCAAGGtgaaggagaagaagaagaagggcaAGCGGCGGAAGAAGGAGAAGACCTCGGCGGCGGGCAACGGCGTCGACGGGAAGGACAAGTGCCTGAGGCCGATCCTCGTGACCGAGGACTCGCTGACGGACAACAACGACGCGGCCGAGTGCCGCAACTCGCTGCCGGCGGACCACAGCAACCCCGTGCCGTGCCCGAAGGTGGTGGAGGCGTCGGTGACGACGCGGCGCGCTGTGCCCGCCAGCCAGTTCATCGAGGAGAAGCAGCGCATCTCCTTGTCCAAGGAGCGCCGCGCCGCGAGAACTCTCGGCATCATAATGGGGGTGTTCGTGGTGTGCTGGCTGCCCTTCTTCCTCATGTACGTCATCATCCCCTTCTGCCCCAAGTGCTGTCCCTCCGACAAGCTCATCAACTTCATCACGTGGCTCGGGTACATCAACTCCACCCTCAACCCCATCATTTACACCATCTTCAACCTGGACTTCCGGAGGGCTTTCAAGCAGCTGCTGCATTTTAGGCCGTGA